A genomic region of Zalophus californianus isolate mZalCal1 chromosome 1, mZalCal1.pri.v2, whole genome shotgun sequence contains the following coding sequences:
- the WDR53 gene encoding WD repeat-containing protein 53, translated as MAVKWTGGHSSPILCLNASQEGLVASGAEGGDLMAWGEDGTPLGHTRFQGADDVTSVLFSPSCPTKLYASHGETISLLDVRSLKGSLDQFHVNEEEINCLSLNETENLLASADDSGAIKILDLENKKVSRSLKRHSNICSSVAFRPQRPQSLVSCGLDMQVMLWNLQKARPLWITNLQEDETEEMESPQSPGQLLNPALAHSVSVASCGNIFSCGAEDGKVRIFRVMGVKCEQELGFKGHSLGVSQVCFLPESYLLLTGGNDGKIMLWDVSSEVEKKQKSPTKPTHRKKTKRAAYTKQGGSTHAPVTDEEEHGKILPKLSIEHGEKVNWLLSTRIKGYQNILVADQTSCISVYPLKEF; from the exons ATGGCAGTCAAGTGGACTGGTGGACATTCTTCTCCTATTCTCTGCCTGAATGCAAGTCAAGAAGGGTTAGTGGCTTCTGGAGCAGAGGGCGGTGATCTCATGGCCTGGGGTGAAGATGGGACTCCTTTAGGACATACACGCTTCCAAGGGGCTGATGATGTTACCAGTGTCttattctctccctcctgccccaccaaGCTCTATGCATCACATGGAGAAACCATTAGCTTACTGGATGTCAGATCCCTCAAAGGTTCCTTGGACCAATTTCATGtgaatgaagaagaaatcaaTTGTCTCTCATTGAATGAAACTGAAAACCTGCTGGCTTCTGCTGATGACTCCGGGGCAATTAAAATCCTAGACttggaaaataagaaagttaGCAGATCACTGAAGAGACATTCCAATATCTGTTCCTCTGTAGCTTTTCGGCCTCAAAGGCCTCAGAGCCTGGTATCATGTGGACTGGATATGCAG GTAATGCTCTGGAACCTTCAGAAAGCACGGCCACTCTGGATTACAAATTTGCAGGAAGATGAAACAGAAGAGATGGAAAGCCCACAATCACCTGGTCAGCTTTTAAACCCTGCTTTAGCCCACTCTGTGTCTGTGGCATCATGTGGCAATATTTTTAGCTGTGGTGCAGAAGATGGTAAGGTTCGAATCTTTAGGGTGATGGGAGTTAAATGTGAACAAGAACTGGGATTTAAGGGCCATTCTTTGGGAGTATCCCAGGTCTGCTTTTTGCCAGAATCCTATTTGCTGCTTACTGGAGGGAATGATGGGAAGATAATGTTGTGGGATGTAAGCAGTGAAGttgaaaaaaaacagaagagtcCTACGAAACCTACTCACAGGAAGAAAACTAAAAGAGCAGCTTATACCAAGCAGGGTGGAAGCACTCATGCTCCAGTAACAGATGAAGAAGAACATGGCAAAATTTTACCAAAGCTAAGTATTGAACATGGAGAAAAGGTGAACTGGCTCTTGAGTACAAGAATAAAAGGATACCAAAATATATTAGTAGCTGATCAAACTAGTTGTATATCTGTATATcccttaaaagaattttaa